tatggggatacagaggaaagaatcatTCATTCAGAAGATAAAGCTTCATGGAGGAGATAGCATTATAAAGGAGAATCTTAAAGGATATACAGATTTTGAAAGGCCAGTGATTCAGAGCTGAAGCAATACCATGTGCAAAGCATAGTACACGAAAAATGCATCATGAATCAAAGAATTGCAAAGAGTCTATTTTACCTAGACTCTAGGTCTGCAGAAGCAtataaaaggagaagaaatttgaATACCAAACTCCCAAATAGGAATTCTGATTTATGCATATAttagatttttcttattttctaatttgtgAGAGTTGTACTCTACTCTTACagatttccttctttcctatttTATTAATCCAAATACTAGTTTAAAAGGCTCAGATTCAGGTAATCTTGAAACCACAATAAGAAGACTGATTCTAAGTCAGTCTACCTCAAGATAGGAATCTATGACTGCCTATGTTAAGCAGAAGGGTATTACACTCAAATGTGAACTATTTATGGATGAAAACCAAAAAtgggaataaagaataaaaggtaTTAAAGCAAGCTTTATCACTAAGGCTAAGAAATTATTTgaagaatcagaaataaaagttgAGAATGTAAACAAGTAAAATTTTTGGAGTTGAGCCTTATTTAGCCCACCCTGCACATTACTCCTTCCTCCTCTAATACACAGATACAGCAAGGACCAAATATGAAATGGGACTCCCAGAGATTCTGCAAAACCAGCCTGAGTAGTTAGTGATGGGAAGATATGTCCTTCGCAGAAATAAAGGACTCCTTTAGCTCAAACTGACActcatctctctttcctttctgttccagATTGTCCTCAGATCTCCAGAACATCACAACTCCTGATGCTGACCACCTCTGACTGGCCATCCCCAGAGAACTAAGGAGCCATGGGAAACGGCACCAGTGTCACTGAATTCGTCCTGCTGGGGCTCACAGATGCCTGTGAGATGCAGATGCTCATCTTTCTGGGGATCCTCCTGACCTACCTCCTCACACTCATGGGAAACCTCCTCATCGTGGTCATCACCCTCATGAACAGGcgcctccacacccccatgtactacTTCCTCCGCAATTTAGCCATCCTAGAGATCTGGTTCATCTCTGTCATCTTCCCCAAGATGCTCACCAACATCCTGACTGGAAGAAAGACCATCTCCCTTCCAGGCTGCTTCCTACAgagtttcttctatttcttcctgggcACCACAGAGTTTTATCTCCTGGCAGTGATGTCCTTTGACAGGTATGTGGCCATATGTAATCCCTTGCACTATGCCAGCATCATGAGCAAAAGGGTCTGTGTCCAGTTAGTCCTTTGTTCGTGGATGACAGGATTCCTTCTCATCACTATTCCAAGTTTCATTACAGTTCAGCAGCCATTCTGTGGCCCCAATATCATTAATCATTTCTTTTGTGACAATTTTCCTCTCATGGAACTCATATGTGCAGACACAAGTCTAATAGAGCTTCTGGGTTTTTTTGCTGCCAACTTCAGTTTATTGGGCACTCTGTCTGTGACAGCTACCTGCTATGGCCACATCCTCTACACCATCCTGCACATCCCCTCAGCCAAGGAGAGACAGAAAGGCTTCTCAACCTGCTCTTCCCACATCATTGTCGTGTCTCTCGTCTATGGCAGCTGCATCTTCATGTACTTCCGGTCAGGCAAGGGCAGTCAGGGGGAGGACAGGAACAAGGTGGTGGCTCTGCTCAACACCGTGGTGACCCCAATGCTCAATCCCTTCATCTATACCCTGAGGAACAAACAGGTGAAGCAAGTGTGTAGGGAGCAGGTGAACAAGCTCCTCTCATAAAACTATCACACTTGGAGTCTAGAGGCAATATTCTCAGGAAATCTCTGGGAATATCAGTCCCCTGTGAAGAATTTTGCCCTTCCCTTTCAGAAAAAGCTGTGATGATATGTTTCTGCTGTGGTAGAAAAGAAGACACCCACTGTAAAACTCACCATAAACTCAAAAGCTCTCTGACCCGACAAGGCACTTTTTTTGATTATCATATTTGAACATTGCATCATTGCATCTTTGTTGCCTGGATTCCCAACAGAATCCAAGCTCTTTGAGGACAGGgatactgtcctagtttgctaatgctgcagaatgcaaaacaccagagatggactggcttttataaaaagggggtttatttggctatacagttacagtcttaaggccataaagtgtccaaggtaacacatcagtaatcaggtaccttcactggaggatggcaaatggcgtccggaaaacctctgttagctgggaaggcacgtggctggcgtctgctccaaaattccggtttcaaaatggctttctcccaggacgttcctctctagcaagcttgctcctcttcaaaacgtcactcacagctgcactgagttccatctccctgagccagcacgttcatatggctccactgatcaaggcccaccctgaatgggtggggccacgccttcatggaaatatcccatcagttatcatccacagttgggtggggcgcatctccatgcaaacaacctaattcaaatgttccaacttaacccccactattctgtctgccccacaagattgcctcaaagaatatggctttttctgggggacataatacattcaaactggcacagataccttTGTAATTTACATGAAACCACAGCCATGATTCCATTAATTTAGGTACATGGATGTTCAAGACATACTTGTAGGTTGATGACTTTGCAGCTGTTTCTCCAACACCCTAAGAGGATGGAGAACCATCCTGTTACCACCATTCTCATTTCACACCTATAGTCCTGCCACAGAAATATATAAGAACCAAAAAACCACAAAGGCTATTGcttcttatttttcatatatgctacaaatattttttaatgttaaaactcATAGAAATTCCTCATTCCTGTTGACAAAGGCTCTTTCACGTACTAGTTGTGTTGGATAAATCACTGAACCTCTCCCAGAACCAGACTTCTCTGTAAACTGGGGATTACAATGTCATTTCCAAAGGATtattaagaaaatcaaattaGATTTTCTATGCAGGTGACTTTAAGAGAGACTGACACATTATAAATCCTCAATAAAAGTAAGTCTCTTTCCTCAAACTCTCTGcttattttccctctcttccaCTTGGATCTCACACCAGTTATCAACaaaagcatatttgaagaggttatattaaaaatatctttataaattttaataaaattaaatatatttttaagctaTTGCAATTTATTACAAAGATGATCCCTAATGATGAAGACTAAGGTTAACGTCATtccaataaatgaacaaatgttaCCTAAGTacctaaattaattaatatattaattcattcCAAAATCATGGTTATAAAATGCTATATTCAAGGAAATGTACTAGGTGGTGTGGAGGATAATATATAATTATCCATGCCTTTGTAGACACTGAAATCTAataaagaagatagaaaatacacaaagaactatAATTCAGGGTAAAAAATTATATCTCtaagaaaatatcatttataacccttcaaaaaaatgtttgcaaacaaGGAGGAAAT
The Choloepus didactylus isolate mChoDid1 chromosome 4, mChoDid1.pri, whole genome shotgun sequence DNA segment above includes these coding regions:
- the LOC119532961 gene encoding olfactory receptor 49-like; amino-acid sequence: MGNGTSVTEFVLLGLTDACEMQMLIFLGILLTYLLTLMGNLLIVVITLMNRRLHTPMYYFLRNLAILEIWFISVIFPKMLTNILTGRKTISLPGCFLQSFFYFFLGTTEFYLLAVMSFDSFRSSSAPQDINTPDAYDL